One segment of Dermochelys coriacea isolate rDerCor1 chromosome 27, rDerCor1.pri.v4, whole genome shotgun sequence DNA contains the following:
- the HSD17B1 gene encoding 17-beta-hydroxysteroid dehydrogenase type 1 isoform X2 — MEKTVVLITGCSSGIGLGLAVRLASDASRRFKVYATMRNLAKKERLLECVRGCHASTLEILQLDVTDPLSLATAVQQVQEQRVDVLVCNAGVGLMGPLETCSYQAMKTIFDVNVFGTIGTIQAFLPGMKHRKAGKIIISSSVGALQGIPFNAVYCASKFAVEGLCESLAVILQQFNVHITLIECGPVNTSFLANLQSTDTEGSALQGLDPQTRALYSQYLQHCQSLFRDVAQDTEEVFLEAICAPCPPLRSFTTQFFMPLTRLKLTSPDGSEYVRAMHKFMFSAGEAQGDRV; from the exons ATGGAGAAAACCGTGGTGCTCATTACAGGCTGCTCCTCGGGGATCGGCCTGGGGCTGGCCGTGCGCCTGGCCTCAGACGCCTCCCGCAGGTTTAAAG TCTACGCCACCATGCGCAACCTGGCCAAGAAGGAGCGGCTGCTGGAGTGCGTGCGGGGCTGCCACGCCAGCACCCTGGAGATCCTGCAGCTGGACGTCACCGACCCGCTCTCGCTCGCCACAGCCGTGCAGCAGGTGCAGGAGCAGCGTGTCGATGTGCTGG tgtgcaatgcaggggtggggctgatggGGCCCCTGGAGACCTGCTCCTACCAGGCCATGAAGACCATCTTCGATGTGAACGTTTTTGGGACCATTGGCACCATCCAGGCCTTTCTGCCCGGCATGAAGCATCGCAAGGCCGGCAAGATCATCATTTCCAGCAGTGTGGGGGCGCTGCAAG GGATCCCCTTCAACGCTGTGTACTGTGCCAGCAAGTTTGCCGTGGAAGGTCTGTGTGAGAGCCTGGCTGTGATCCTGCAGCAGTTCAATGTGCA CATCACGCTGATCGAGTGTGGCCCAGTCAATACGAGCTTCCTGGCCAACCTGCAGAGCACGGACACCGAGGGCAGCGCGCTGCAAGGCCTGGACCCGCAGACCCGTGCCCTGTACAGCCAGTACCtccagcactgccagagcctctTCCGCGACGTGGCCCAAGACACCGAGGAG GTGTTCCTGGAAGCCatctgtgccccctgcccccctctgcgCTCTTTCACCACCCAGTTCTTCATGCCGCTCACCCGGCTCAAGCTGACAAGCCCTGACGGCTCAGAGTACGTCCGCGCCATGCACAAGTTCATGTTCTCTGCCGGCGAGGCCCAGGGCGACCGGGTGTGA
- the HSD17B1 gene encoding 17-beta-hydroxysteroid dehydrogenase type 1 isoform X3, whose amino-acid sequence MRNLAKKERLLECVRGCHASTLEILQLDVTDPLSLATAVQQVQEQRVDVLVCNAGVGLMGPLETCSYQAMKTIFDVNVFGTIGTIQAFLPGMKHRKAGKIIISSSVGALQGIPFNAVYCASKFAVEGLCESLAVILQQFNVHITLIECGPVNTSFLANLQSTDTEGSALQGLDPQTRALYSQYLQHCQSLFRDVAQDTEEVLQVFLEAICAPCPPLRSFTTQFFMPLTRLKLTSPDGSEYVRAMHKFMFSAGEAQGDRV is encoded by the exons ATGCGCAACCTGGCCAAGAAGGAGCGGCTGCTGGAGTGCGTGCGGGGCTGCCACGCCAGCACCCTGGAGATCCTGCAGCTGGACGTCACCGACCCGCTCTCGCTCGCCACAGCCGTGCAGCAGGTGCAGGAGCAGCGTGTCGATGTGCTGG tgtgcaatgcaggggtggggctgatggGGCCCCTGGAGACCTGCTCCTACCAGGCCATGAAGACCATCTTCGATGTGAACGTTTTTGGGACCATTGGCACCATCCAGGCCTTTCTGCCCGGCATGAAGCATCGCAAGGCCGGCAAGATCATCATTTCCAGCAGTGTGGGGGCGCTGCAAG GGATCCCCTTCAACGCTGTGTACTGTGCCAGCAAGTTTGCCGTGGAAGGTCTGTGTGAGAGCCTGGCTGTGATCCTGCAGCAGTTCAATGTGCA CATCACGCTGATCGAGTGTGGCCCAGTCAATACGAGCTTCCTGGCCAACCTGCAGAGCACGGACACCGAGGGCAGCGCGCTGCAAGGCCTGGACCCGCAGACCCGTGCCCTGTACAGCCAGTACCtccagcactgccagagcctctTCCGCGACGTGGCCCAAGACACCGAGGAGGTCCTGCAG GTGTTCCTGGAAGCCatctgtgccccctgcccccctctgcgCTCTTTCACCACCCAGTTCTTCATGCCGCTCACCCGGCTCAAGCTGACAAGCCCTGACGGCTCAGAGTACGTCCGCGCCATGCACAAGTTCATGTTCTCTGCCGGCGAGGCCCAGGGCGACCGGGTGTGA
- the HSD17B1 gene encoding 17-beta-hydroxysteroid dehydrogenase type 1 isoform X1: protein MEKTVVLITGCSSGIGLGLAVRLASDASRRFKVYATMRNLAKKERLLECVRGCHASTLEILQLDVTDPLSLATAVQQVQEQRVDVLVCNAGVGLMGPLETCSYQAMKTIFDVNVFGTIGTIQAFLPGMKHRKAGKIIISSSVGALQGIPFNAVYCASKFAVEGLCESLAVILQQFNVHITLIECGPVNTSFLANLQSTDTEGSALQGLDPQTRALYSQYLQHCQSLFRDVAQDTEEVLQVFLEAICAPCPPLRSFTTQFFMPLTRLKLTSPDGSEYVRAMHKFMFSAGEAQGDRV from the exons ATGGAGAAAACCGTGGTGCTCATTACAGGCTGCTCCTCGGGGATCGGCCTGGGGCTGGCCGTGCGCCTGGCCTCAGACGCCTCCCGCAGGTTTAAAG TCTACGCCACCATGCGCAACCTGGCCAAGAAGGAGCGGCTGCTGGAGTGCGTGCGGGGCTGCCACGCCAGCACCCTGGAGATCCTGCAGCTGGACGTCACCGACCCGCTCTCGCTCGCCACAGCCGTGCAGCAGGTGCAGGAGCAGCGTGTCGATGTGCTGG tgtgcaatgcaggggtggggctgatggGGCCCCTGGAGACCTGCTCCTACCAGGCCATGAAGACCATCTTCGATGTGAACGTTTTTGGGACCATTGGCACCATCCAGGCCTTTCTGCCCGGCATGAAGCATCGCAAGGCCGGCAAGATCATCATTTCCAGCAGTGTGGGGGCGCTGCAAG GGATCCCCTTCAACGCTGTGTACTGTGCCAGCAAGTTTGCCGTGGAAGGTCTGTGTGAGAGCCTGGCTGTGATCCTGCAGCAGTTCAATGTGCA CATCACGCTGATCGAGTGTGGCCCAGTCAATACGAGCTTCCTGGCCAACCTGCAGAGCACGGACACCGAGGGCAGCGCGCTGCAAGGCCTGGACCCGCAGACCCGTGCCCTGTACAGCCAGTACCtccagcactgccagagcctctTCCGCGACGTGGCCCAAGACACCGAGGAGGTCCTGCAG GTGTTCCTGGAAGCCatctgtgccccctgcccccctctgcgCTCTTTCACCACCCAGTTCTTCATGCCGCTCACCCGGCTCAAGCTGACAAGCCCTGACGGCTCAGAGTACGTCCGCGCCATGCACAAGTTCATGTTCTCTGCCGGCGAGGCCCAGGGCGACCGGGTGTGA